A single genomic interval of Selenobaculum gibii harbors:
- the scpA gene encoding methylmalonyl-CoA mutase, translating to MQPDFTKMAFQGQAKQESFAEWKDRLEAQTGCSVKELYQRTMEQIDLKPLYTRSDLAGMNHLHYVAGIPPFLRGPYPTMYVTRPWTVRQYAGFSTAEESNAFYRRNLAAGQKGLSIAFDLATHRGYDSDHPRVVGDVGKAGVAVDSILDMEILFSGIPLDKMSVSMTMNGAVLPVLAFYIVAAEEQGVKQEVLAGTIQNDILKEFMVRNTYIYPPAASMRIIGDIFAYTSQFMPKFNSISISGYHMQEAGATADIELGYTLADGLEYIRTGVNSGLSVDAFAPRLSFFWAMGKNYFMEVAKMRAGRLLWAKIIKQFNPQKTKSMALRTHSQTSGWSLTEQDPFNNVVRTCIEAMAAALGHTQSLHTNALDEAIALPTDFSARIARNTQLYLQDETKICKVVDPWGGSYYVEALTQELVKSAWAHIQEVEALGGMAKAIDTGLPKMRIEEAAARRQAHIDSRDEMIVGVNKYRLDKEDPLDILDVDNVAVRQAQIRRLEKLRSNRDNDKVQSCLEAITKSVETGEGNLLALAVDAARARASLGEISDAVEKVSGRHKAIIRSISGVYSSEFADEDEIKRVRKMTDEFEDAEGRRPRIMIAKMGQDGHDRGAKVIATAFADLGFDVDIGPLFQTPEETAQDAVDNDVHVVGMSSLAAGHKTLLPQLIEELKKRGREDIMVVIGGVIPAQDYDFLREHGAAAIFGPGTIIPIAAGKVLEELKKRLNWDHE from the coding sequence ATGCAACCTGATTTTACAAAAATGGCTTTTCAAGGACAGGCAAAACAAGAGAGTTTTGCTGAATGGAAAGATAGATTAGAAGCACAAACAGGGTGTAGTGTTAAAGAATTGTATCAACGGACGATGGAACAAATTGATTTAAAACCGCTATATACGAGAAGTGATTTAGCAGGGATGAATCATTTACATTATGTCGCAGGGATTCCACCATTTCTGCGTGGCCCTTATCCAACAATGTATGTAACTCGTCCGTGGACAGTTCGCCAATATGCAGGGTTTTCTACGGCGGAAGAAAGTAATGCGTTTTATCGTCGTAACTTAGCAGCTGGGCAGAAAGGTTTGTCTATCGCTTTTGACTTGGCAACACATCGTGGCTATGATTCCGATCATCCACGCGTTGTTGGTGATGTTGGTAAAGCAGGGGTTGCTGTTGATTCAATCCTTGACATGGAAATTTTATTTTCGGGAATTCCATTAGATAAAATGTCAGTATCAATGACAATGAATGGAGCGGTGCTTCCGGTACTAGCATTCTATATTGTTGCAGCAGAAGAACAAGGGGTAAAACAAGAAGTTTTAGCTGGTACAATCCAAAATGATATATTAAAAGAATTCATGGTGCGTAATACGTACATTTATCCGCCAGCAGCATCGATGCGGATTATCGGCGATATTTTTGCTTATACTTCGCAATTTATGCCGAAGTTTAACAGTATTAGTATCTCGGGTTATCACATGCAGGAGGCTGGAGCGACAGCGGATATTGAACTTGGTTATACGCTTGCCGATGGGCTTGAATATATTAGAACAGGGGTAAATTCTGGATTAAGTGTAGATGCATTTGCACCACGATTATCCTTCTTTTGGGCAATGGGAAAAAATTACTTTATGGAAGTTGCTAAGATGCGTGCTGGACGTTTGCTATGGGCAAAGATTATTAAACAATTTAATCCGCAAAAAACAAAATCCATGGCACTTAGAACACATTCGCAAACTTCTGGTTGGAGCTTAACTGAGCAAGATCCATTTAATAATGTTGTTCGGACATGTATTGAGGCGATGGCAGCAGCACTTGGACATACACAATCATTGCATACGAATGCACTTGATGAAGCAATTGCCTTACCAACAGATTTCTCGGCACGTATTGCTCGTAACACACAATTATATTTACAAGATGAAACAAAAATTTGTAAAGTTGTGGATCCGTGGGGCGGTTCCTATTATGTAGAGGCATTAACACAAGAACTGGTAAAAAGCGCTTGGGCACATATTCAAGAAGTTGAAGCACTTGGTGGTATGGCAAAAGCAATTGATACAGGTTTGCCAAAAATGAGAATCGAAGAAGCGGCAGCACGTAGACAGGCGCATATTGATTCGCGCGATGAAATGATTGTTGGCGTAAATAAATATCGTTTAGATAAAGAAGATCCATTGGATATTCTTGATGTTGATAATGTAGCAGTACGTCAGGCACAAATTCGTCGTTTAGAAAAATTACGATCAAATCGTGATAATGATAAAGTACAATCTTGTTTAGAAGCAATTACAAAATCCGTAGAAACAGGGGAAGGAAACTTATTAGCATTGGCAGTAGATGCAGCCCGCGCAAGAGCGAGCCTTGGTGAAATTTCCGATGCAGTAGAAAAAGTTTCTGGACGGCATAAAGCCATTATTCGTTCAATTTCTGGAGTATATAGCAGTGAATTTGCTGATGAAGATGAAATTAAACGCGTTCGCAAAATGACAGATGAATTTGAAGATGCAGAAGGTCGTCGTCCGAGAATCATGATTGCAAAAATGGGGCAAGATGGCCATGACCGTGGAGCAAAAGTAATTGCAACAGCCTTTGCGGATTTAGGATTTGATGTTGATATCGGACCGTTATTCCAAACACCAGAGGAAACTGCACAAGATGCGGTGGATAACGATGTCCATGTTGTGGGAATGAGTTCGCTCGCCGCAGGGCATAAAACTCTATTGCCACAATTGATAGAGGAATTAAAAAAACGTGGACGTGAAGATATTATGGTAGTTATTGGCGGTGTTATTCCAGCCCAAGATTATGATTTCTTGCGTGAACATGGTGCCGCAGCAATATTTGGACCGGGGACAATTATTCCGATTGCAGCCGGAAAAGTCCTTGAAGAATTGAAAAAACGCTTGAATTGGGATCATGAGTAA
- a CDS encoding methylmalonyl-CoA mutase family protein, with protein MKQTEEKELQEAELPKVSFDEFVAPDYEEWKQEAIATLKGGSFEKKLFTKTYEGITLEPMYTMEMAPNPEELSNLPGMENYMRGTHEGGYITKPWLIAQQMDDVIPAELNKLIKHELEKGATAINIKLDALTKQGQNGDKIDKQIQKGGVSISTIQDMYEVFAGLDLRKYQLYVNCGANNSLMISMLSAMLKANSQKLTDVHGCIGADPIGVLVAKGELSASLDDLFDELAKTVKWTEKNVPELRTIILDGQVYSDGGASAVQELGYVLATAITYIRELQKRGLEINTIAKQMQFTFSLGAMFFMEIAKLRAARQLWSKVVESFGGDKEAQKMIIHACTANFNKTVYDPYVNMLRTTTEAFSAVVGGIDSLEVQPFDSAIRLGDEFSRRIARNTQIMLQNECNLCQPVDPAGGSWYIESLTKQVAEKSWQVMQQVEVDGGMIEALKAGKVQGDVKDVLMQRFKKLAQRADRVVGVNMYANALEELLEKNELDVAAIKEMRTKQINDFVDDIDEKFRDEKLLQLRQSIQNKSDDLINVLEAVFSAGATLEDARNVLYETSEGENIPCMVEKHRFTEQFEQLRDKAKAYEVEHGEKLKIFLANMGKIPQHKPRADFSTGFFEVGGFEVLKNDGFMTTDEAAEAAVKSGALVAIICSTDDTYPELVPPVAKKIKAEKPEMIVMLAGAPAPEYEASYREAGVEEFIHVRANCYNILTWLQQQGGIK; from the coding sequence ATGAAACAAACAGAAGAAAAAGAGCTGCAAGAAGCTGAACTTCCAAAGGTTAGCTTTGATGAGTTTGTTGCTCCTGATTATGAGGAGTGGAAACAAGAAGCAATTGCTACGTTAAAAGGTGGCAGTTTCGAGAAAAAATTGTTTACGAAAACCTATGAGGGCATTACTTTAGAGCCAATGTATACTATGGAAATGGCACCGAATCCAGAAGAATTATCAAACTTGCCTGGCATGGAAAATTATATGCGGGGAACACATGAGGGGGGCTATATAACAAAGCCTTGGCTTATTGCGCAACAAATGGATGATGTTATTCCAGCTGAATTAAACAAATTAATTAAACATGAGTTGGAAAAAGGTGCAACTGCCATCAATATTAAACTTGATGCACTTACAAAACAAGGACAAAATGGTGATAAGATTGACAAGCAAATTCAAAAGGGTGGTGTATCAATCAGTACGATTCAAGATATGTACGAAGTTTTTGCTGGATTGGATTTGAGAAAGTATCAATTATATGTCAATTGTGGTGCAAATAATAGCTTGATGATTAGTATGCTCAGTGCAATGTTAAAAGCGAATTCTCAGAAACTTACTGATGTACATGGCTGTATTGGTGCTGATCCAATTGGTGTATTGGTAGCAAAAGGGGAGTTATCTGCATCGTTAGATGATTTATTCGATGAACTTGCAAAAACAGTGAAATGGACAGAAAAAAATGTGCCAGAGTTAAGAACGATTATCTTGGATGGGCAAGTGTATAGCGATGGTGGAGCTAGTGCTGTTCAAGAATTAGGTTATGTTTTGGCTACGGCGATTACTTATATTCGTGAATTACAAAAACGTGGACTAGAGATAAATACAATTGCGAAACAAATGCAATTTACTTTTTCATTAGGTGCAATGTTCTTTATGGAAATTGCAAAACTTAGAGCAGCAAGACAGTTATGGTCTAAAGTTGTTGAAAGTTTTGGCGGTGATAAAGAAGCACAAAAAATGATTATTCATGCATGTACTGCGAACTTTAATAAAACAGTATATGATCCATATGTAAATATGCTTAGAACAACAACAGAAGCCTTTTCTGCGGTTGTTGGTGGTATTGACAGTTTAGAAGTGCAACCCTTTGATTCAGCGATTCGTTTAGGTGATGAGTTTTCTAGACGTATTGCAAGAAACACGCAGATTATGTTACAAAACGAATGTAATTTATGTCAACCGGTCGATCCAGCAGGTGGATCCTGGTATATTGAGTCTTTAACAAAACAAGTAGCTGAGAAGTCATGGCAAGTAATGCAACAGGTTGAAGTTGACGGCGGCATGATTGAAGCGTTAAAGGCTGGAAAAGTACAAGGCGATGTAAAAGATGTATTGATGCAGCGCTTCAAAAAATTAGCACAACGTGCAGATCGTGTCGTTGGTGTAAATATGTATGCGAATGCGCTAGAGGAATTGCTAGAGAAAAATGAACTTGATGTAGCAGCGATAAAAGAAATGCGTACAAAGCAAATTAATGATTTTGTTGATGACATTGATGAAAAATTTCGTGATGAAAAATTACTACAGTTAAGACAAAGTATTCAAAATAAATCAGATGATTTGATTAATGTATTAGAAGCAGTATTTAGTGCAGGTGCAACATTAGAGGATGCAAGAAATGTTTTATATGAAACCAGTGAAGGGGAAAATATTCCTTGTATGGTGGAAAAACATCGTTTTACAGAACAGTTCGAACAGTTGCGTGATAAAGCCAAAGCTTATGAAGTAGAGCATGGCGAAAAATTAAAAATCTTTTTAGCGAATATGGGGAAAATACCGCAACATAAACCTAGAGCTGACTTTAGTACGGGGTTCTTCGAAGTAGGTGGCTTTGAGGTACTTAAAAATGATGGATTTATGACAACCGATGAAGCAGCTGAAGCAGCAGTAAAATCAGGCGCTTTAGTCGCGATTATTTGTTCAACAGATGATACGTATCCGGAACTTGTTCCACCAGTTGCGAAAAAAATAAAAGCTGAAAAGCCAGAAATGATTGTTATGCTTGCTGGCGCACCAGCACCAGAATATGAAGCATCTTATCGTGAAGCAGGAGTTGAGGAATTTATTCATGTTCGGGCAAATTGCTATAATATCTTGACTTGGCTACAACAACAAGGAGGGATAAAATAA
- a CDS encoding ferritin family protein, with protein MSHIDIKKTMEQTLCQKQEEIRNYQRFSHAFDDPEAAKMFAHFAEAEMLHATQLIDMLKKFN; from the coding sequence TTGAGTCATATTGATATCAAAAAAACAATGGAGCAAACACTTTGTCAAAAGCAAGAGGAAATTAGAAACTACCAACGATTTTCACATGCATTTGATGACCCAGAAGCTGCAAAAATGTTTGCACATTTTGCAGAAGCAGAAATGTTGCATGCAACACAACTTATTGATATGCTAAAAAAATTCAATTAA
- the meaB gene encoding methylmalonyl Co-A mutase-associated GTPase MeaB, translated as MSNSTYRPDWQPECAGSEFACRVMTGVDGGHDGMTKKTAPLEKTAASGVKRPRLTVDDYVQGVLAGDRMLLSRAITLIESNSPKHMVLAQQVLQKLLPHTGNSIRVGITGVPGAGKSTFIEALGSKLCGRGHKVAVLAVDPSSSITKGSILGDKTRMENLSKEPNAFIRPSPSSCTLGGVTKKSRETLLLCEAAGYDIILVETVGVGQSEITVRSMVDFFLLVVLTGAGDELQGMKKGVMEIADAILINKADGDNKQKAQMVKVEYERILHYLRQATEGWQTRAHTCSSLTGEGIDDLWHVIEKFKETVTVSGVFTSRRKKQTLAWVYSMVEENLHNRFYQNERVRECRSHIDEEVGEGKISATMAMQRLLAAYEE; from the coding sequence ATGAGTAATTCAACTTATCGACCTGATTGGCAACCTGAGTGTGCCGGCAGTGAATTTGCCTGCCGTGTGATGACTGGGGTTGATGGTGGGCACGACGGAATGACAAAGAAGACTGCCCCGTTAGAAAAAACAGCTGCAAGTGGGGTGAAACGTCCAAGGCTCACAGTCGATGATTATGTGCAAGGTGTTTTAGCTGGTGACAGAATGTTATTATCAAGGGCGATTACTCTAATCGAAAGCAATTCGCCCAAGCATATGGTGCTAGCGCAGCAAGTATTGCAAAAATTATTACCGCATACAGGGAACTCAATTCGTGTTGGGATTACTGGTGTGCCTGGCGCGGGAAAGAGTACATTTATTGAAGCGCTTGGTTCAAAATTGTGTGGGCGCGGACATAAAGTTGCAGTATTGGCGGTTGACCCAAGTAGCAGTATTACAAAGGGCAGTATTTTAGGTGATAAAACGCGGATGGAGAATTTGTCAAAGGAACCAAATGCATTTATTAGACCATCACCGTCGAGTTGCACATTAGGCGGAGTTACGAAAAAAAGTAGAGAAACTTTACTTTTATGTGAAGCCGCTGGCTACGATATTATTTTGGTAGAAACCGTTGGAGTTGGACAGAGTGAAATTACTGTCCGCTCTATGGTTGATTTCTTTTTGCTTGTTGTTTTAACAGGAGCAGGAGATGAATTACAGGGGATGAAAAAGGGTGTTATGGAAATTGCCGATGCAATTTTGATTAATAAGGCTGATGGCGATAATAAGCAAAAGGCCCAAATGGTCAAAGTGGAGTATGAGCGTATTCTTCATTATTTACGACAGGCTACCGAAGGTTGGCAAACACGTGCACACACTTGTTCCTCGCTTACGGGGGAAGGTATTGATGACTTGTGGCATGTTATCGAAAAGTTTAAAGAAACTGTGACCGTAAGTGGAGTCTTTACTTCTCGTCGTAAGAAACAAACTTTGGCATGGGTATATTCAATGGTTGAAGAAAATTTGCATAATCGCTTTTATCAAAATGAGCGGGTAAGAGAATGCCGCAGTCACATTGACGAAGAAGTGGGTGAAGGTAAAATTTCAGCAACTATGGCAATGCAGCGGCTGCTTGCCGCTTATGAAGAATAA
- a CDS encoding SLC13 family permease, whose protein sequence is MIAIMLVAAILSSIRSNKGTTDVIIGICSVAKIPVSRQLMPLAFAAGFGGIMTMIGTPPNIIVTGTLEWKKWCGQIQIFK, encoded by the coding sequence ATGATTGCGATTATGTTAGTTGCCGCGATATTGTCCTCTATTCGTTCTAATAAAGGAACGACTGATGTTATTATTGGCATTTGTTCAGTTGCGAAAATCCCTGTATCTAGGCAGTTGATGCCACTAGCATTTGCTGCTGGGTTTGGTGGGATTATGACGATGATTGGAACGCCACCTAATATTATTGTTACTGGGACGTTGGAATGGAAAAAGTGGTGCGGGCAAATTCAGATTTTTAAATAA
- a CDS encoding ExbD/TolR family protein, with translation MRLRDRRSFAKPEVMIIPMIDIMFFLLVFFMLSTLYMVDLKTVAVNMPKAQNAEMQTNVNYLVTMKKDGSLWLEDQQIDEKTLIAQAKAENKKNPKFAVVLRADQDIDYGKVIVFLDQLKGAGLTRFGLAAESGRS, from the coding sequence GTGCGACTGCGTGATCGACGTTCTTTTGCAAAACCAGAAGTTATGATTATTCCAATGATCGATATTATGTTCTTTTTACTAGTATTTTTTATGCTGAGTACATTATATATGGTCGATTTAAAAACTGTAGCAGTAAATATGCCAAAAGCGCAGAACGCAGAAATGCAAACAAATGTGAATTATTTAGTTACGATGAAAAAAGATGGTTCTTTATGGCTTGAAGACCAACAAATTGATGAAAAGACATTGATTGCACAAGCGAAGGCAGAAAATAAAAAAAATCCTAAATTTGCAGTGGTGCTACGCGCTGATCAGGATATTGATTATGGAAAAGTTATTGTATTTTTGGATCAATTGAAAGGTGCGGGATTAACGCGATTTGGTCTGGCTGCTGAATCTGGGAGGAGTTAA
- a CDS encoding MotA/TolQ/ExbB proton channel family protein, with amino-acid sequence MDFLVQGVEFFHKGGFVMYILLLCSIFVVAIGVERGFYFKRSDSGRKFAENFCELMAEEKSSEAKKLADTTNGDLAGILYQAMIKQSKNNEKIGSYLEIQSGVALSKMRKRLYYLNVIVTMAPLLGLLGTISGMISAFSIFNLESGQAMAITGGVGEALIATAMGLCVAIIALAVHSYFAQRLENIVTDMEQCFSVVEAYKEQVIHRATA; translated from the coding sequence ATGGATTTTCTTGTACAAGGGGTAGAGTTTTTCCACAAAGGTGGATTTGTTATGTATATTCTTTTGCTTTGCTCTATTTTTGTTGTTGCAATTGGAGTAGAGAGAGGTTTTTATTTTAAACGGTCAGATTCAGGACGTAAGTTTGCAGAAAATTTTTGTGAACTTATGGCAGAGGAGAAGTCGTCTGAAGCAAAAAAATTAGCGGATACTACCAATGGAGATTTAGCAGGTATTTTATATCAGGCAATGATAAAACAATCGAAAAATAATGAAAAAATAGGTTCATACTTAGAAATTCAATCTGGAGTTGCGTTGTCTAAAATGCGTAAACGCTTATATTATTTAAATGTAATTGTTACGATGGCACCACTTTTGGGATTGTTGGGTACAATTAGTGGGATGATTTCAGCATTTAGTATTTTTAACCTTGAATCTGGGCAAGCCATGGCAATTACAGGTGGTGTTGGTGAAGCCTTGATTGCGACAGCCATGGGGTTATGTGTGGCAATTATTGCTTTAGCTGTACATTCTTATTTTGCACAACGCTTGGAAAATATTGTAACGGATATGGAGCAATGCTTTTCAGTAGTAGAGGCATATAAAGAGCAGGTGATACATCGTGCGACTGCGTGA